The Kitasatospora sp. NBC_00374 genome has a segment encoding these proteins:
- a CDS encoding RHS repeat-associated core domain-containing protein yields MKRGTVALATATVFSLATPLAVADVVVGGYQYADKVWGADPLPDQPKVPGAPVGGRGASVPAPAIPPGARELVPHVVKPVRWPAAATATVDLGKTTAVRSLAAPAGEAKAGGLPVSVSPAAPTALGARARSLAPPVAPISPVSSVQVKLADRGQAKKAGVDGLLVGLDRADARTETGNVAVSLDYGAIEQAYGGGWASRLQLVAMPACALTTPQLTACRTRTPIEAVNDPVNRKLSGTVALPAAGANTRAAKTGSAFAAPSAVAAAQSSGGVAVAAVAGSSGSQGDYGATSLSASGAWSASASGAFTYRYPITAPPSLGGAAPTVGLAYDSQSVDGETSARNSQSSWIGDGWSYSPGFIERSYKSCKDQGIEDSGDSCWAGWNATISLGTHTGQLLRDSDGVYHLQTDDGTRIERLTGATNGLWQGEYFKVTTTDGTAYYLGLDHAPGTTSDDATDSAWGIPVYHPKSGDPCHSSDKGDDSQCDKPVGYRFNLDFVVDPHGNVQRYDWATESNYYNMGFGQIPDEDKDDKGGTLTQYTRGGHLTQISYGYQLEDARAGREPAAKVVFRTAQRCTTSDTVCKDGNLSSDTAANWPDTPYDLNCPSDWKTKVGKEGDTDGVCLVSGPTFWQTHRLKGVDTKVRTASGWQDVDTYELKQVFSDAGGTYDPVTGKTQDPKSTGSLQSVMWLSEIVHTGKDTSAGGDGPLTLDPVTFVGLEMDNRVDGLSPAAPPLYHPRISSVQTETGESVAVTYRAPECSREKSTMPASADSNTMACYQVFWNTPGGKDPIEDWFHKTLVAQVTSSDRTKAGSPAKVTNYTYSDGAAWHRDDSELTDDKHRTWNEFRGFRTVTTTTGAAPDPITQSVVSYLQGMDGDYKADGTRRSVKVKNSLGEEITDSPWLAGTPYEQQGFTQAGGTVVTKTLTDTPDSVVVATAGRTAWTSEDPKPDKLSTLPDMTSRRVKSSSSRSLGLLSDNKTWRTTRSSTTFDDLGRIWKADEQGDLSVPSQRTCTVTTYADAPADNPMMLVYPKETISLAGPCDTKPGKSTTLSHKRVYYDGDGTVTGPGTLGRLGQRAGSLGLVTATESATGYDAAGKPQFQVLGAMTYDRYGRVSRSTDAAGQTTSTTYTPATGMLPTAVSTENPLKWTATSTVSPGRGSITHAKDVNGRVTDSDYDALGRRVKVWMPGRNKANQSPDRSFSYTVHGAGDSPDPSTVTTRTLREDGSYSTEVAFYDGTLQARQTQTTTADNSAGRLISSTFYDSHGWTSSAIASYHDAANAPGTSMWAETNRTGPAVTRTSYDGQGRPVTAQQVSFASTLWQATTTYRGVDRVDVTPPPGGKATTVYTDALGRRTSAVVRDTTPDRKLAGGTVIASGTSVVSRSVRLAVQADGNVVLTGLVDGRTRWSSGTAGRPGAYASVLADGSLVVLDATGKTTLWTSGSGGHTGGYLKVRGDGRIVMYDGANTELWSAGTADATSADITTAFTYTPRGQVDTVKDTVGNTWSYTYDLQGRTVAQTDPDSGDSSSTYDPLGRVLTVKDGRGQVLSYTYDELGRKTGEYSGDTPGDPAKLLGEWTYDSLGKGMPASSTRYVGGRNGSAYVKKVNGYNAVGQPTGSTTVIPAAEGKLAGTYTAGASYTGTVSLLASTTFGTEGGLPAETVGYGYNLQGKLVAMGSASRPYIATVAYSPQGKVLQTTIGLPSKQLRTAQTWDQATGRLATNRVTLQNNTANPISATTYGYNAAGSVTAVSDVQSSGGTDRVTDTQCFGYDAQNRLTTAWTDTKGLTAATAGQLAKCATAAPSPSTIGGPAPYWLDWQFNQLGDRVQQVSHDVKGAAAKDVTQSLSYPGGGTTPAKKPNAATTVTTAGPSGSTTVVPEYDGAGNTKTRTGPGTAGQGFEYNEEGRTKSVTTNGKEASYLYDADGNLLIQRNPGNDVLYLFGGAEQLSLDTVKKTVTGLRYYHSPDGTVIVRSSGGTVNYQPTTPHGTAQLQVDGATLAVTRRAYDPYGNPRGTAPAAWADNRGFLGKPSDATSGLDLLGVRVYDPLIGRFLTVDPVFESNDPNQMGGYGYAADNPTSGSDPNGLWWSWGDVGSFFTGVGDSIVGDPYQWSVNTLSDCWNSFADIANGDNEVFNDMFGYSNETPFELGHTGYVDDTPLADLFEVDTSSTSYFAGQVVGVVGSFAIDGYGAVKAITGGVKAVKAVRIAMSEGEDLVSAVKRLLSGDLPTTTKPDPAPTTPKTEKPSSPKSGTGKGGDDPGAPASETPAAGKDAGRSNGVGSSDSGGGTGSKPPKPGKAEDTLAGANPEGYTDNCGACVQVGDSRLGGYDNGATAWDTGIMQPEELEYVFSSSFYGTGGIGDITEQLTALGYGSRGIVWGWNETGPGHVFNVVNDAGVIKFLDYQSEAHAVTSEWDNFDLMITWM; encoded by the coding sequence ATGAAACGGGGAACCGTCGCGCTCGCGACGGCCACCGTGTTCTCGCTGGCGACTCCGCTCGCCGTCGCCGACGTCGTCGTCGGCGGATATCAGTACGCGGACAAGGTCTGGGGCGCCGACCCGCTGCCCGATCAGCCGAAGGTCCCCGGCGCTCCGGTGGGAGGCCGCGGGGCGAGCGTCCCGGCCCCCGCGATACCGCCCGGCGCGCGGGAGTTGGTCCCGCACGTGGTGAAGCCCGTGCGCTGGCCGGCTGCCGCGACCGCCACCGTCGACCTCGGGAAGACCACCGCGGTGCGCAGCCTGGCGGCGCCCGCCGGGGAGGCGAAGGCCGGCGGCCTGCCGGTGTCGGTCTCGCCCGCCGCGCCCACGGCACTCGGTGCCCGGGCCAGGTCCCTCGCGCCGCCGGTCGCCCCGATCAGCCCGGTCTCCTCGGTCCAGGTGAAGCTCGCCGACCGCGGCCAGGCCAAGAAGGCCGGCGTGGACGGCCTGCTGGTCGGCCTCGACCGGGCCGACGCCCGGACGGAGACCGGCAACGTCGCGGTCTCCCTGGACTACGGCGCCATCGAGCAGGCGTACGGCGGCGGCTGGGCGTCCCGGCTGCAACTGGTGGCGATGCCCGCGTGCGCGCTCACCACTCCGCAGCTCACCGCCTGCCGCACCCGCACGCCGATCGAGGCGGTCAACGACCCGGTCAACCGGAAACTGAGCGGCACGGTCGCGCTTCCGGCCGCCGGCGCCAACACTCGTGCGGCGAAGACGGGCAGCGCCTTCGCCGCGCCCTCCGCCGTGGCGGCCGCGCAGTCCTCCGGCGGTGTCGCGGTGGCCGCCGTGGCGGGCAGCAGCGGATCCCAGGGCGACTACGGCGCGACCTCGCTGTCCGCCTCGGGCGCCTGGTCCGCCTCCGCCTCGGGGGCGTTCACCTACCGCTACCCGATCACGGCGCCGCCGTCGCTGGGCGGTGCGGCGCCGACCGTCGGACTCGCGTACGACTCGCAGTCGGTCGACGGCGAGACCTCGGCGCGCAACTCGCAGTCCTCCTGGATCGGTGACGGCTGGTCCTACAGCCCCGGCTTCATCGAGCGCTCGTACAAGAGCTGCAAGGACCAGGGCATCGAGGACTCCGGTGACTCCTGCTGGGCCGGCTGGAACGCCACGATCTCGCTCGGCACCCACACCGGCCAGCTGCTGCGGGACTCGGACGGGGTCTACCACCTCCAGACCGACGACGGCACCCGGATCGAGCGGCTGACCGGCGCGACCAACGGCCTCTGGCAGGGCGAGTACTTCAAGGTCACCACGACCGACGGCACCGCCTACTACCTCGGCCTCGACCACGCGCCCGGCACCACCTCGGACGACGCCACCGACAGCGCCTGGGGCATCCCGGTCTACCATCCCAAGTCGGGCGACCCCTGCCACAGTTCGGACAAGGGCGACGACTCGCAGTGTGACAAGCCGGTCGGCTACCGGTTCAACCTGGACTTCGTGGTGGACCCGCACGGCAACGTGCAGCGCTACGACTGGGCGACCGAGTCCAACTACTACAACATGGGCTTCGGCCAGATCCCCGACGAGGACAAGGACGACAAGGGCGGCACCCTCACCCAGTACACCCGGGGCGGCCACCTCACCCAGATCTCCTACGGCTACCAGCTGGAGGACGCCCGGGCGGGCCGCGAGCCGGCCGCCAAGGTGGTCTTCCGGACGGCGCAGCGCTGCACCACCTCGGACACCGTCTGCAAGGACGGCAACCTCTCCTCGGACACCGCCGCCAACTGGCCGGACACCCCGTACGACCTGAACTGCCCCTCCGACTGGAAGACCAAGGTCGGCAAGGAGGGCGACACCGACGGCGTCTGCCTCGTCTCCGGTCCCACCTTCTGGCAGACCCATCGCCTGAAGGGCGTCGACACCAAGGTCCGGACCGCCTCCGGCTGGCAGGACGTCGACACCTACGAGCTGAAGCAGGTCTTCTCGGACGCCGGCGGTACCTACGACCCGGTCACCGGCAAGACCCAGGACCCGAAGTCCACCGGCTCGCTGCAGTCGGTGATGTGGCTCTCGGAGATCGTCCACACCGGCAAGGACACCTCCGCCGGCGGCGACGGTCCGCTCACCCTCGACCCGGTCACGTTCGTCGGCCTCGAGATGGACAACCGCGTCGACGGGCTCTCCCCGGCGGCCCCGCCGCTCTACCACCCGCGGATCTCCAGCGTGCAGACCGAGACCGGTGAGTCGGTCGCGGTCACCTACCGGGCCCCGGAGTGCTCGCGCGAGAAGTCGACCATGCCGGCCTCGGCCGACTCCAACACGATGGCCTGCTACCAGGTGTTCTGGAACACCCCGGGCGGCAAGGACCCGATCGAGGACTGGTTCCACAAGACCCTCGTCGCCCAGGTCACCTCCAGTGACCGGACCAAGGCCGGTTCGCCCGCCAAGGTGACCAACTACACCTACTCGGACGGCGCCGCCTGGCACCGGGACGACTCCGAGCTGACCGACGACAAGCACCGGACGTGGAACGAGTTCCGCGGCTTCCGGACCGTCACCACCACCACGGGCGCCGCCCCGGACCCGATCACCCAGTCGGTCGTCTCGTACCTCCAGGGCATGGACGGCGACTACAAGGCGGACGGCACCCGGCGCAGCGTCAAGGTGAAGAACTCGCTCGGCGAGGAGATCACCGACAGCCCCTGGCTGGCCGGTACCCCGTACGAGCAGCAGGGCTTCACCCAGGCCGGCGGCACCGTCGTCACCAAGACCCTGACCGACACGCCGGACTCGGTGGTCGTGGCGACCGCCGGCCGCACCGCGTGGACCTCGGAGGACCCGAAGCCGGACAAGCTCTCGACGCTCCCCGACATGACCTCCCGCCGGGTGAAGTCCAGCAGCAGCCGTTCGCTCGGCCTGCTCAGCGACAACAAGACCTGGCGGACCACCCGGAGCAGCACCACCTTCGACGACCTGGGCCGGATCTGGAAGGCCGACGAGCAGGGCGACCTGTCCGTCCCCTCCCAGCGGACCTGCACCGTCACGACCTACGCCGACGCCCCGGCCGACAACCCGATGATGCTGGTCTATCCCAAGGAGACGATCAGCCTCGCCGGCCCGTGCGACACCAAGCCGGGGAAGAGCACCACGCTCAGCCACAAGCGGGTGTACTACGACGGCGACGGGACCGTCACCGGCCCGGGCACCCTCGGCCGGCTCGGCCAGCGCGCCGGGTCCCTCGGCCTGGTCACCGCCACCGAGTCGGCCACCGGCTACGACGCGGCCGGCAAGCCGCAGTTCCAGGTGCTCGGCGCGATGACGTACGACCGCTACGGGCGGGTCAGCCGCAGCACCGACGCGGCCGGCCAGACCACGTCGACCACGTACACGCCGGCCACCGGGATGCTGCCGACCGCCGTCTCGACCGAGAACCCGCTGAAGTGGACCGCCACCAGCACCGTCTCGCCGGGCCGCGGCTCCATCACCCACGCGAAGGACGTCAACGGCCGGGTCACCGACTCCGACTACGACGCCCTCGGGCGCCGGGTGAAGGTGTGGATGCCGGGCAGGAACAAGGCGAACCAGTCGCCCGACCGGAGCTTCTCCTACACGGTGCACGGCGCCGGCGACAGCCCGGACCCGTCCACCGTCACCACCAGGACGCTGCGCGAGGACGGGAGTTACAGCACCGAGGTCGCGTTCTACGACGGCACGCTGCAGGCGAGGCAGACCCAGACCACCACCGCCGACAACTCGGCGGGCCGGCTGATCTCCTCGACCTTCTACGACTCCCACGGCTGGACCTCCTCCGCCATCGCGAGCTACCACGACGCGGCCAACGCGCCGGGCACCTCGATGTGGGCGGAGACCAACAGGACCGGCCCGGCGGTGACCCGGACGTCGTACGACGGCCAGGGCCGGCCGGTCACGGCCCAGCAGGTGTCCTTCGCCAGCACGCTCTGGCAGGCCACCACCACCTACCGGGGCGTCGACCGGGTGGACGTCACACCGCCGCCCGGCGGCAAGGCGACCACGGTGTACACCGACGCGCTCGGCCGCCGGACGTCGGCCGTCGTCCGCGACACCACGCCCGACCGCAAGCTCGCCGGCGGCACGGTGATCGCCTCCGGGACCTCGGTGGTCTCCCGCAGCGTCCGTCTGGCCGTGCAGGCCGACGGCAACGTGGTGCTGACCGGTCTGGTCGACGGGAGGACCCGCTGGTCCTCGGGCACCGCGGGCCGCCCGGGCGCGTACGCGAGCGTGCTCGCCGACGGAAGCCTCGTCGTCCTGGACGCCACCGGCAAGACCACGCTCTGGACCAGCGGGAGCGGCGGGCACACCGGCGGCTACCTCAAGGTGCGGGGCGACGGCCGGATCGTCATGTACGACGGCGCCAACACCGAGCTCTGGTCGGCCGGCACCGCGGACGCCACGTCCGCGGACATCACCACCGCCTTCACCTACACCCCCCGCGGTCAGGTCGACACGGTCAAGGACACGGTGGGCAACACCTGGTCCTACACCTACGACCTCCAGGGCCGGACGGTGGCCCAGACCGACCCCGACAGCGGCGACTCCAGCAGCACCTACGACCCGCTCGGCCGGGTGCTGACCGTCAAGGACGGGCGCGGCCAGGTGCTCTCGTACACCTACGACGAGCTCGGCCGAAAGACCGGGGAGTACAGCGGTGACACGCCGGGCGACCCGGCGAAGCTGCTCGGGGAGTGGACCTACGACTCCCTCGGCAAGGGCATGCCGGCCTCGTCGACCCGCTACGTGGGCGGTAGGAACGGCAGCGCCTACGTCAAGAAGGTCAACGGCTACAACGCGGTCGGGCAGCCGACCGGCTCCACCACGGTGATCCCCGCGGCCGAGGGCAAGCTCGCCGGCACGTACACCGCTGGTGCGTCCTACACCGGGACGGTGAGCCTGCTCGCGTCGACCACCTTCGGTACCGAGGGCGGCCTGCCCGCGGAGACGGTCGGCTACGGCTACAACCTGCAGGGCAAGCTGGTCGCGATGGGCTCGGCCAGCCGGCCGTACATCGCCACCGTCGCCTACAGCCCGCAGGGCAAGGTCCTGCAGACCACCATCGGCCTGCCGTCCAAGCAGCTGCGGACCGCGCAGACCTGGGACCAGGCCACCGGCCGACTGGCCACCAACCGGGTCACGCTGCAGAACAACACGGCCAACCCGATCTCGGCGACCACCTACGGCTACAACGCGGCGGGCAGCGTCACCGCCGTCTCCGACGTGCAGTCCAGCGGCGGCACCGACCGGGTCACCGACACCCAGTGCTTCGGCTACGACGCACAGAACCGGCTGACCACCGCCTGGACGGACACCAAGGGCCTGACCGCGGCGACCGCCGGGCAGCTCGCCAAGTGCGCCACGGCGGCACCGTCGCCGAGCACCATCGGCGGGCCGGCCCCGTACTGGCTGGACTGGCAGTTCAACCAGCTCGGCGACCGGGTCCAGCAGGTCAGCCACGATGTGAAGGGGGCGGCCGCCAAGGACGTCACCCAGAGCCTCAGCTACCCGGGCGGCGGCACCACGCCGGCGAAGAAGCCGAACGCGGCCACCACCGTCACCACGGCCGGCCCGTCCGGCTCCACCACCGTCGTGCCCGAGTACGACGGGGCCGGCAACACCAAGACCCGGACCGGTCCGGGGACCGCCGGCCAGGGCTTCGAGTACAACGAGGAGGGCCGCACCAAGTCGGTCACCACCAACGGCAAGGAGGCGAGCTACCTCTACGACGCGGACGGCAACCTGCTGATCCAGCGCAATCCCGGAAACGACGTCCTCTACCTCTTCGGCGGAGCGGAGCAGCTCAGCCTCGACACCGTCAAGAAGACCGTCACCGGCCTGCGCTACTACCACAGCCCGGACGGCACGGTGATCGTCCGCTCCTCCGGCGGCACCGTCAACTACCAGCCGACCACCCCGCACGGCACCGCGCAGCTCCAGGTGGACGGCGCCACGCTGGCCGTCACCCGGCGGGCGTACGACCCGTACGGCAACCCGCGCGGCACCGCGCCCGCGGCCTGGGCCGACAACCGGGGTTTCCTCGGCAAGCCCTCGGACGCCACCAGCGGGCTCGATCTGCTCGGCGTGCGCGTCTACGACCCGCTGATCGGACGGTTCCTCACCGTCGACCCGGTCTTCGAGTCGAACGATCCCAACCAGATGGGCGGTTACGGGTACGCGGCCGACAACCCCACCTCCGGGAGCGACCCCAACGGCCTGTGGTGGAGCTGGGGCGACGTCGGGAGCTTCTTCACCGGCGTCGGCGACTCGATCGTCGGCGACCCGTACCAGTGGAGCGTCAACACCCTCTCCGACTGCTGGAACTCGTTCGCCGACATCGCCAACGGCGACAACGAGGTCTTCAACGACATGTTCGGCTACTCGAACGAGACCCCGTTCGAGCTCGGACACACCGGATACGTCGACGACACGCCGCTGGCGGACCTCTTCGAGGTGGACACCAGCTCCACGTCCTACTTCGCCGGCCAGGTGGTCGGAGTCGTCGGCTCGTTCGCGATCGACGGCTACGGAGCGGTCAAGGCGATCACCGGAGGCGTCAAGGCCGTCAAGGCGGTCAGGATCGCGATGTCCGAGGGCGAGGACCTCGTCAGCGCGGTCAAGAGGCTGCTCTCCGGCGACCTCCCCACCACCACCAAGCCGGACCCGGCGCCGACCACGCCGAAGACGGAGAAGCCGAGCAGCCCGAAGTCCGGCACCGGCAAGGGCGGTGACGACCCGGGCGCTCCCGCGTCCGAGACGCCGGCGGCCGGCAAGGACGCCGGACGCTCCAACGGTGTCGGCTCTTCCGACAGCGGTGGCGGGACCGGTTCGAAGCCACCGAAGCCGGGCAAGGCGGAGGACACGCTCGCGGGCGCGAACCCCGAGGGCTACACCGACAACTGCGGCGCCTGTGTCCAGGTCGGCGACAGCCGTCTCGGGGGCTACGACAACGGCGCCACGGCCTGGGACACCGGGATCATGCAGCCGGAGGAGCTGGAGTACGTGTTCAGCTCCAGTTTCTACGGGACCGGCGGGATCGGCGACATCACGGAACAGCTGACCGCGCTCGGTTACGGGAGCCGTGGCATCGTGTGGGGCTGGAACGAGACGGGCCCCGGCCACGTCTTCAACGTGGTGAACGACGCCGGTGTGATCAAGTTCCTCGACTACCAGAGCGAGGCACATGCCGTGACCTCGGAGTGGGACAATTTCGATCTGATGATCACATGGATGTAG